From the Arvicola amphibius chromosome 2, mArvAmp1.2, whole genome shotgun sequence genome, one window contains:
- the Snrnp27 gene encoding U4/U6.U5 small nuclear ribonucleoprotein 27 kDa protein, which produces MGRSRSRSPRRERRRSRSTSRDRERRRRERSRSRERDRRRSRSRSPHRRRSRSPRRHRSTSPSPSRLKERRDDEKKETKEIKSKERQITEEDLEGKTEEEIEMMKLMGFASFDSTKGKKVDGSVNAYAINVSQKRKYRQYMNRKGGFNRPLDFIA; this is translated from the exons ATGGGTCGTAGCCGTAGCCGCTCCCCGCGGAGGG aGCGGAGGCGATCCCGGTCCACATCCCGGGATCGAGAAAGAAGGCGCCGAGAAAGGTCCAGGTCCCGGGAGAGGGATCGCAGAAGGAGCCGCTCAAGATCCCCACACCGAAGACGCTCCAG GTCTCCAAGGCGTCATAGATCCacatctccttccccttctcgactgaaagaaagaagagatgacgagaagaaagaaactaaagaaataaagagcaaaGAACGTCAGATTACTG aggaAGATTTGGAGGgtaaaacagaggaagaaatagaaatgatgaaATTAATGGGATTTGCCTCTTTTGACTCCACAAAA gGGAAGAAGGTAGATGGTTCTGTAAATGCCTATGCCATAAACGTGTCTCAGAAGAGGAAATACAG GCAGTACATGAATCGGAAAGGCGGATTCAACAGACCTCTGGATTTTATTGCATAA
- the Mxd1 gene encoding max dimerization protein 1 encodes MATAVGMNIQLLLEAADYLERREREAEHGYASMLPYSSKDRDAFKRRNKPKKNSTSSRSTHNEMEKNRRAHLRLCLEKLKVLVPLGPESSRHTTLSLLTKAKLHIKKLEDCDRKAVHQIDQLQREQRHLKRRLEKLGAERTRMDSVGSVVSSERSDSDREELDVDVDVDVDVDVDVESTDYLTGDLGWSSSVSDSDERSSMQSLGSDEGYSSASVKRAKLPAGHKAALGL; translated from the exons ATGGCGACAGCCGTCGGGATGAACATTCAGCTGCTGCTGGAGGCGGCCGACTACCTGGAGCGGCGGGAGAGAG AAGCAGAACATGGGTATGCCTCCATGTTGCCATACAGTAGCAAGGACAGAGATGCCTTCAAACGGAGGAACAAACCCAAGAAGAACAGCACCAGTAGCAG GTCAACTCACAACGAGATGGAGAAGAACAG GCGCGCTCATCTCCGCCTGTGCCTGGAGAAGTTGAAGGTGCTGGTGCCACTGGGCCCTGAGTCAAGCCGGCACACCACGCTGAGTTTGCTGACAAAAGCCAAATTGCACATAAAG AAACTTGAAGATTGTGACAGAAAAGCTGTCCACCAAATAGACCAGCTTCAGCGGGAGCAGCGGCACCTGAAGAGGCGGCTGGAGAAACTGGGTGCTGAGAGGACCCGGATGGACAGCGTGGGCTCTGTGGTGTCCTCAGAACGCTCTGACTCAGACAGGG AAGAGCTGGACGTGGACGTGGACGTGGATGTGGACGTGGACGTGGATGTGGAGAGCACAGACTACCTCACTGGGGACCTGGGCTGGAGCAGCAGCGTGAGTGACTCGGACGAGCGAAGCAGCATGCAGAGCCTGGGCAGTGACGAGGGCTACTCCAGTGCCAGCGTCAAGAGAGCCAAGCTCCCGGCTGGGCACAAGGCAGCTCTCGGGCTCTAG